Proteins encoded by one window of Brevibacterium atlanticum:
- a CDS encoding glycosyltransferase family protein produces the protein MAQWRRRRSIAQGAAESSAEVATGSLSAEVLAELFPALPKPHRTPVFDTLEVGVILDEFSAESFGYEWATRPLSISGWSSELDGLDFVFVESAWNGNNGEWKFKLTGPSGPGPEITDLLAECRRRSIPTVFWNKEDPPHFEDFLPLAELCDVVFTSDVRLVPEYRARLGHDRIAALPFAAQPAIHNPSRPARNAGARDIAFAGMYFAHKYPERRAQMDLLLGAADAVSGRMEHGLEIFSRFLGDDERYQFPGALAERVVGSLPYRNLLTAYKHYKVFLNVNSVTDSPSMCARRIFEINAAGTPVVTTPSAATREFFPTDEVPQPETAEDAEWVLRAHVRSPELRDRSVHLAQRRIWAEHTYTHRAMTVMDSLGLDYARPFPTSVSAVVSTNRPDHLGEVLTTHAEQLHQDKELVLVAHGFEVPADLRTRATNAGIEHLQIVEVDSSQPLGVCLNRGIEAASGEVIAKMDDDDVYGAHYLGDQLAALRYSNAELVGKQAHYLHIRGRDIVIRRFPEREHRFTDLVMGPTLMTYRSTLLDNPFAERTLGEDTELQQRLIADGARIYSADRFNFVQVRGDHAHTWSVDDDLLLANGDVHAFGYAPGHYCF, from the coding sequence ATGGCACAGTGGCGACGTCGCCGATCGATCGCGCAGGGTGCTGCGGAATCCTCTGCCGAGGTGGCAACAGGCAGCCTGTCGGCAGAAGTGCTCGCCGAGCTGTTCCCTGCCCTCCCGAAGCCCCACCGCACGCCCGTCTTCGACACCCTCGAGGTCGGGGTCATCCTCGATGAGTTCTCGGCCGAGAGCTTCGGCTACGAATGGGCGACCAGACCGCTGTCGATCTCGGGCTGGTCGAGCGAGCTCGATGGGCTCGACTTCGTCTTCGTCGAGTCCGCGTGGAACGGGAACAACGGAGAGTGGAAGTTCAAACTCACCGGTCCGTCCGGCCCCGGCCCGGAGATCACGGACCTGCTGGCCGAATGCCGCCGCCGCAGCATCCCGACGGTCTTCTGGAACAAGGAGGATCCTCCGCACTTCGAGGACTTCCTGCCGCTGGCAGAACTCTGCGATGTCGTCTTCACCAGCGATGTCAGACTGGTCCCGGAATACCGTGCCCGGCTGGGCCATGACCGTATTGCGGCACTGCCATTCGCGGCACAGCCCGCGATCCACAACCCGTCCCGGCCCGCCAGGAACGCCGGGGCCAGGGACATCGCCTTCGCCGGAATGTACTTCGCTCACAAGTACCCCGAGCGCAGAGCGCAGATGGACCTGCTGTTGGGCGCTGCCGACGCAGTGTCCGGGCGGATGGAGCACGGCCTCGAGATCTTCTCCCGGTTCCTCGGCGACGATGAGCGCTACCAGTTCCCGGGCGCCCTCGCCGAGAGGGTCGTCGGTTCCCTGCCCTACCGGAATCTGCTCACGGCCTACAAGCACTACAAGGTCTTCCTCAACGTCAACTCCGTCACCGACTCCCCCAGCATGTGCGCCCGCAGGATCTTCGAGATCAACGCCGCCGGCACACCGGTCGTCACCACTCCCAGCGCGGCCACCCGTGAGTTCTTCCCGACCGACGAGGTGCCGCAGCCGGAGACCGCCGAGGACGCGGAGTGGGTGCTTCGCGCCCATGTGCGCAGCCCCGAGCTGCGTGATCGCAGCGTTCACCTCGCCCAGCGCCGCATCTGGGCCGAACACACCTACACCCACCGGGCGATGACGGTGATGGATTCGCTCGGTCTCGACTATGCACGGCCGTTCCCCACGTCGGTGTCGGCGGTCGTCTCCACGAACCGGCCCGACCACCTCGGCGAGGTTCTGACCACACATGCCGAACAGCTGCACCAGGACAAGGAACTCGTCCTTGTCGCACACGGCTTCGAGGTGCCTGCGGATCTGCGGACCCGGGCGACGAATGCTGGCATCGAGCACCTGCAGATCGTCGAAGTCGACTCCTCACAGCCGCTGGGCGTCTGCCTCAACCGCGGCATCGAGGCGGCCTCCGGTGAGGTGATCGCAAAGATGGACGATGATGACGTCTACGGAGCGCACTACCTCGGCGATCAGCTCGCGGCACTGCGCTACTCGAACGCGGAACTCGTCGGCAAGCAGGCGCACTATCTGCATATCCGCGGCCGCGACATCGTGATCCGTCGGTTCCCCGAACGCGAGCATCGCTTCACCGACCTCGTCATGGGCCCGACCCTGATGACCTATCGGTCGACGCTGCTGGACAATCCCTTCGCCGAACGCACCCTGGGCGAGGACACGGAACTTCAGCAGCGGCTCATCGCGGACGGTGCCCGCATCTATTCGGCCGACCGGTTCAACTTCGTCCAGGTCCGCGGTGACCATGCGCATACGTGGAGCGTCGATGACGATCTGCTGCTGGCGAACGGCGACGTCCATGCGTTCGGATACGCCCCGGGGCACTACTGCTTCTGA
- a CDS encoding polysaccharide biosynthesis protein — protein sequence MRRHGRVLALSLIDGFVFAFLVVAMTLVRYDFHTYLVNAPGMFVCSAIALIVFLIGGPMAIYRGRYRRGSTDQFAAIVGTVALGVGLMWVAEFALASSLLIPTSVPIAAGAMMIVAKSLENWVRRNLRQRTLTSSGSSRPTLVVGAGNQGTLALDMIAQDTRNEYVAVGILDDDPAKRHLRYNGTRVLGPISDIGAHVDRTGAGVVIIAIADLPPEELSRIASNLESRPVEIKIMPKLSDTQVSRHEPDSHAVAGLRHRGFRDVSLEDLIGRKPISTNIDDIATAITGKVVLVTGAGGSIGSQLCRQVSRFAPARLVMTDRDESGLHATELGLEGSALLTSDDLVLGDLRDPAFIDALVAEAKPEIIFHAAALKHLTFLERFPEQAVRTNVGASLDLLNAAVANDVDSFVHISTDKAAGATSVLGRTKFSIERAVAAVAAETGRRYMSVRFGNVLGSRGSVLETFVAQVAAGDPVTVTDPEVTRYFMTADEACELVLQAAAIGEPGETLVLDMGEPIRIDDLARRVIALSGRSDARIVYTGLRPGEKLTEALLSPGEVDNRPKHPLITQVPISPIDLAALRDLVAESRDPRVFTHRPELEAHLTGLIDAPSAELAADAPDAGVGH from the coding sequence ATGAGACGGCACGGCAGAGTCCTGGCACTCTCGCTTATCGACGGATTCGTCTTCGCCTTCCTCGTGGTGGCGATGACTTTGGTGCGATACGACTTCCATACCTACCTGGTCAATGCTCCCGGGATGTTCGTCTGCTCGGCGATCGCTCTGATCGTCTTCCTCATCGGCGGACCGATGGCGATCTATCGCGGACGTTACCGTCGCGGATCGACCGACCAGTTCGCGGCCATCGTCGGAACGGTCGCCCTCGGCGTGGGGCTGATGTGGGTGGCCGAATTCGCTTTGGCCAGCAGCCTGCTCATTCCCACCAGTGTGCCGATCGCAGCCGGTGCGATGATGATCGTGGCCAAGAGCCTCGAGAACTGGGTGCGCCGCAACCTGCGGCAGCGTACGCTCACCTCCTCGGGATCCTCCCGGCCCACCCTCGTCGTCGGCGCCGGCAACCAGGGAACGCTCGCGCTCGACATGATCGCGCAGGACACCCGGAACGAATATGTCGCCGTCGGCATCCTCGACGACGATCCGGCGAAACGTCACCTGCGCTACAACGGCACCCGCGTTCTCGGGCCGATCAGTGATATCGGCGCCCATGTCGATCGCACGGGTGCCGGCGTCGTCATCATCGCCATCGCCGACCTTCCGCCCGAAGAGCTCTCTCGGATCGCCTCGAACCTCGAATCCCGTCCGGTCGAGATCAAGATCATGCCGAAGCTCTCGGACACCCAAGTCTCCCGGCACGAACCGGACTCTCATGCTGTGGCAGGCCTGCGCCATCGCGGATTCCGCGATGTCAGCCTCGAAGACCTCATCGGGCGCAAACCGATCTCGACGAACATCGACGACATCGCCACAGCGATCACCGGCAAGGTCGTCCTCGTCACCGGCGCCGGCGGTTCCATCGGCTCCCAACTGTGCCGCCAGGTCTCTCGCTTCGCCCCGGCCAGGCTCGTCATGACCGACCGGGATGAGTCCGGTCTGCACGCCACGGAACTCGGTCTCGAAGGGTCCGCGCTGCTGACCAGCGATGACCTCGTCCTCGGCGACCTGCGCGATCCGGCATTCATCGACGCCCTCGTCGCCGAGGCGAAACCAGAGATCATCTTCCACGCAGCGGCTCTCAAGCACCTGACGTTCCTCGAACGTTTCCCGGAACAGGCCGTGCGCACCAATGTGGGAGCCAGTCTCGATCTCCTCAACGCCGCTGTGGCGAACGATGTCGATTCCTTCGTGCACATTTCGACGGACAAGGCGGCAGGCGCAACCTCCGTGCTCGGGCGGACGAAGTTCTCCATCGAACGGGCGGTCGCCGCGGTGGCGGCGGAGACCGGTCGGCGGTACATGTCTGTGCGGTTCGGCAATGTGCTCGGCTCGCGCGGTTCGGTCCTCGAGACGTTCGTGGCACAGGTGGCCGCCGGTGATCCTGTCACGGTCACCGATCCCGAAGTGACCCGCTATTTCATGACTGCCGATGAGGCCTGCGAACTCGTGCTGCAGGCAGCTGCCATCGGGGAACCGGGCGAGACACTCGTGCTCGATATGGGCGAACCGATCCGGATCGACGACCTCGCCAGACGCGTCATCGCACTCTCGGGTCGCAGTGATGCCCGTATCGTCTATACGGGTCTGCGTCCGGGCGAGAAACTCACCGAGGCACTGCTGTCACCTGGCGAGGTCGACAACAGACCCAAACATCCTCTGATCACGCAGGTGCCGATCTCCCCGATCGATCTCGCCGCGCTGAGAGACCTCGTGGCCGAGTCGCGCGATCCACGTGTCTTCACCCATCGTCCAGAGCTCGAAGCACACCTGACCGGACTCATCGATGCGCCCTCGGCTGAACTCGCCGCCGATGCCCCGGACGCCGGAGTCGGCCACTGA